Proteins encoded in a region of the Nicotiana tomentosiformis chromosome 9, ASM39032v3, whole genome shotgun sequence genome:
- the LOC138898526 gene encoding uncharacterized protein: MDRKATGSAMVIPNDGQVKHGRDTSLSLVYKAKALNSVEVGEPSLRYFQADKETNNEALLIKLELLDERRDLAHMRMVVHKQRMERHYNRRENLRYFKVGDLVLRKMTQNTRELKAGKLGLMWKGPYQVSVVTENGSYKLEKTKTE; the protein is encoded by the coding sequence ATGGACCGAAAAGCTACCGGGAGTGCTATGGTCATACCGAACGACGGGCAAGTCAAGCATGGGAGAgacacctctctctctctcgtatACAAAGCAAAAGCTCTAAACTcggtggaagtaggagaacctaGCTTGAGGTACTTCCAAGCGGACAAAGAAACAAACAATGAAGCATTGCTAATCAAATTGGAGCTACTTgacgaacgcagggacttggcgcacatGAGGATGGTGGTCCATAAACAAAGAATGGAAAGACACTATAATCGAAGAGAAAATCTCCgctatttcaaagtgggagacttggttttaagaaaAATGACTCAAAATACCCGAGAGCTCAAAGCAGGGAAGCTGGGTCTAATGTGGAAAGGCCCCTACCAGGTTTCAGTTGTCACCGAGAATGGATCATATAAACTAGAAAAAACCAAGACGGAGTAG